GAGCGAAAGCGTGGGGAGCGAACAGGATTAGATACCCTGGTAGTCCACGCCGTAAACGGTGGGAACTAGGTGTTGGCGACATTCCACGTCGTCGGTGCCGCAGCTAACGCATTAAGTTCCCCGCCTGGGGAGTACGGCCGCAAGGCTAAAACTCAAAGGAATTGACGGGGGCCCGCACAAGCGGCGGAGCATGTGGCTTAATTCGACGCAACGCGAAGAACCTTACCAAGGCTTGACATACACCGGAAAGCATTAGAGATAGTGCCCCCCTTGTGGTCGGTGTACAGGTGGTGCATGGCTGTCGTCAGCTCGTGTCGTGAGATGTTGGGTTAAGTCCCGCAACGAGCGCAACCCTTGTTCTGTGTTGCCAGCATGCCCTTCGGGGTGATGGGGACTCACAGGAGACCGCCGGGGTCAACTCGGAGGAAGGTGGGGACGACGTCAAGTCATCATGCCCCTTATGTCTTGGGCTGCACACGTGCTACAATGGCCGGTACAAAGAGCTGCGATACCGTGAGGTGGAGCGAATCTCAAAAAGCCGGTCTCAGTTCGGATTGGGGTCTGCAACTCGACCCCATGAAGTCGGAGTCGCTAGTAATCGCAGATCAGCATTGCTGCGGTGAATACGTTCCCGGGCCTTGTACACACCGCCCGTCACGTCACGAAAGTTGGTAACACCCGAAGCCGGTGGCCCAACCCCTTGTGGGAGGGAGCTGTCGAAGGTGGGACTAGCGATTGGGACGAAGTCGTAACAAGGTAGCCGTACCGGAAGGTGCGGCTGGATCACCTCCTTTCTAAGGAGCACTTCTTACCGGGCTTGCCCGGTCAGAGGCCAGTACATCGGCGCACGTCCGATGCTGGTTGCTCATGGGTGGAACGTTGATTATTCGGCCGGGACCTCGGGTCGGAGGCTGCTAGTACTGCTCGCAAGAGCGTGGAACGCATGATCTTCGGACGGGGCCTGGCCGGGCACGCTGTTGGGTGTCTGAGGGAACGAATTTTCCTCAGTCGCCGGCCCCAGTGAACTCGAGCCTGTTGGTTCGGGGTGATGGGTGGCTGGTCGTTGTTTGAGAACTGCACAGTGGACGCGAGCATCTGTGGCCAAGTTTTTAAGGGCGCACGGTGGATGCCTTGGCACCAGGAACCGATGAAGGACGTGGGAGGCCACGATAGTCCCCGGGGAGTCGTCAACCAGGCTTTGATCCGGGGGTTTCCGAATGGGGAAACCCGGCAGTCGTCATGGGCTGTCACCCGCTGCTGAACACATAGGCAGTGTGGAGGGAACGAGGGGAAGTGAAACATCTCAGTACCCTCAGGAAGAGAAAACAACCGTGATTCCGGGAGTAGTGGCGAGCGAAACCGGATGAGGCCAAACCTACGACGTGTGAGACCCGGCAGGGGTTGCGTCGTGGGGGTTGTGGGATCTCTCTTCTGCGGTCTGCCGGCCGTGGGACGAGTCAGAAACCGTTGATGTAGGCGAAGGACATGCGAAAGGTCCGGCGTAGAGGGTAAGACCCCCGTAGTCGAAACGTCAGCGGCTCGTTTGAGAGACACCCAAGTAGCACGGGGCCCGAGAAATCCCGTGTGAATCTGGCGGGACCACCCGCTAAGCCTAAATATTCCCTGGTGACCGATAGCGGATAGTACCGTGAGGGAATGGTGAAAAGTACCCCGGGAGGGGAGTGAAATAGTACCTGAAACCGTGTGCCTACAAGCCGTGGGAGCGTCGGATGCAGCTTGCTGCATCTCGTGACTGCGTGCCTTTTGAAGAATGAGCCTGCGAGTTTGCGGTGTGTTGCGAGGTTAACCCGGGTGGGGAAGCCGTAGCGAAAGCGAGTCCGAATAGGGCGCTGTAGTAGCACGCTCAAGACCCGAAGCGGAGTGATCTAGCCATGGGCAGGTTGAAGCGGAGGTAAGACTTCGTGGAGGACCGAACCCACCAGGGTTGAAAACCTGGGGGATGACCTGTGGTTAGGGGTGAAAGGCCAATCAAACTCCGTGATAGCTGGTTCTCCCCGAAATGCATTTAGGTGCAGCGTCGTGTGTTTCTTGCCGGAGGTAGAGCACTGGATAGGCGATGGGCCCTACCGGGTTACTGACCTTAGCCAAACTCCGAATGCCGGTAAGTGAGAGCGCGGCAGTGAGACTGTGGGGGATAAGCTCCATGGTCGAGAGGGAAACAGCCCAGAGCATCGACTAAGGCCCCTAAGCGTACGCTAAGTGGGAAAGGATGTGGAGTCGCACAGACAACCAGGAGGTTGGCTTAGAAGCAGCCACCCTTGAAAGAGTGCGTAATAGCTCACTGGTCTAGTGATTCCGCGCCGACAATGTAGCGGGGCTCAAGCGTACCGCCGAAGTCGTGTCATTGCAGCATGTACTCCCAACGGAGGCTGTGATGGGTAGGGGAGCGTCGTCTGCCGGGTGAAGCGGCACTGGAAGGTAGTCGTGGACGGTTGACGAGTGAGAATGCAGGCATGAGTAGCGATTCACACGTGAGAAACGTGTGCGCCGATTGACTAAGGGTTCCTGGGTCAAGCTGATCTGCCCAGGGTAAGTCGGGACCTAAGGCGAGGCCGACAGGCGTAGTCGATGGATAACCGGTTGATATTCCGGTACCCGCTGTGAAGCGTCAAACATCGAATCCAGTGATGCTGAGGCCGTGAAGCCGTTCCGGACCCTTCGGGGAATGGAAAGTGGTGGAGCCGCCGGACCAATCTGGTAGTAGGTGAGTGATGGGGTGACGCAGGAAGGTAGTCCATCCCGGGCGGTGGTTGTCCCGGGGTAAGGGTGTAGGACGCAGGGTAGGCAAATCCGCCTTGCACATAGTCTGAGACCTGATGCCGAGCCGATTGTGGTGAAGTGGATGATCCTATGCTGTCGAGAAAAGCCTCTAGCGAGTTTCATGGCGGCCCGTACCCTAAACCGACTCAGGTGGTCAGGTAGAGAATACCGAGGCGTTCGGGTGAACTATGGTTAAGGAACTCGGCAAAATGCCCCCGTAACTTCGGGAGAAGGGGGGCCATTCCTGGTGATGGGCTTTGCGCCTTGAGCTGGGGGTGGCCGCAGAGACCAGCGAGAAGCGACTGTTTACTAAAAACACAGGTCCGTGCGAAGCCGTAAGGCGATGTATACGGACTGACGCCTGCCCGGTGCTGGAACGTTAAGGGGACCGGTTAGCTCACTTTCGGGTGGGCGAAGCTGAGAACTTAAGCGCCAGTAAACGGCGGTGGTAACTATAACCATCCTAAGGTAGCGAAATTCCTTGTCGGGTAAGTTCCGACCTGCACGAATGGCGTAACGACTTCTCGACTGTCTCAACCATAGGCCCGGTGAAATTGCACTACGAGTAAAGATGCTCGTTTCGCGCAGCAGGACGGAAAGACCCCGGGACCTTTACTACAGTTTGATATTGGTGTTCGGTTCGGCTTGTGTAGGATAGCTGGGAGACTGTGAAGCTCGCACGCCAGTGTGGGTGGAGTCGTCGTTGAAATACCAGTCTGGTCGTGCTGGATGTCTAACCTGGGTCCGTGATCCGGATCAGGGACAGTGTCTGATGGGTAGTTTAACTGGGGCGGTTGCCTCCTAAAGGGTAACGGAGGCGCCCAAAGGTTCCCTCAGCCTGGTTGGCAATCAGGTGTTGAGTGTAAGTGCACAAGGGAGCTTGACTGTGAGACCGACGGGTCGAGCAGGGACGAAAGTCGGGACTAGTGATCCGGCGGTGGCTTGTGGAAGCGCCGTCGCTCAACGGATAAAAGGTACCCCGGGGATAACAGGCTGATCTTCCCCAAGAGTCCATATCGACGGGATGGTTTGGCACCTCGATGTCGGCTCGTCGCATCCTGGGGCTGGAGTCGGTCCCAAGGGTTGGGCTGTTCGCCCATTAAAGCGGTACGCGAGCTGGGTTTAGAACGTCGTGAGACAGTTCGGTCCCTATCCGCTGTGCGCGTAGGAGTCTTGAGAAGGGCTGTCCCTAGTACGAGAGGACCGGGACGGACGAACCTCTGGTGTGCCAGTTGTTCTGCCAAGGGCATGGCTGGTTGGCTACGTTCGGGAGGGATAACCGCTGAAAGCATCTAAGCGGGAAGCCTGCTTCGAGATGAGGACTCCCACCCACTTGATGGGGTAAGGCTCCCAGTAGACGACTGGGTTGATAGGCCGGATCTGGAAGCCAGGTAACTGGTGGAGGTGACCGGTACTAATAGGCCGAGGGCTTGTCCTCAGTTGCTCGCGTCCACTGTGTTAGTTCTGAGGCAACGACCGTTGCCGGCTTTGAGTAGAACGCATAACTACAGAGTGTGCTTGTTCGCTCGAAACCATTAGGGTTTCGGTGGTCATAGCGTGAGGGAAACGCCCGGTTACATTCCGAACCCGGAAGCTAAGCCTCACAGCGCCGATGGTACTGCAGGGGGGACCCTGTGGGAGAGTAGGACGCCGCCGAACAATCTTTGGGGGGACCCCTGGTCACCAGCGTTCAGCTGGGACCAGGGGTCCTTTTGTTTTTACAATGCTTGCGGTACCTAAGACAGGAGTCACCATGTCCACCAACTCTCCCGACGACCGACCGGAGCGCGACCAGCGGCGACGGGACAGTGGTGACCGCGGTGAACGCAGTGAACGCGGCGGCCACCGGGGCGACCGTGGTGCCTTCCGCCGCGACAACGACCGTGGTGGCTACGGCCGTCGAGATGACCACCGGGGCGACCGCGACCGCGGCGACCGGGGCGGCTTCCGCCGTGACGACCGCCGTGACGACCGTCGGGATGACCGGGGCGGTTTCCGGCGTGACGACCGTGGTGGCTATGGCCGTCGGGACGAGCGTCGTGAGGGTGATCGGGGTCCGCGTCCGACGTTCCAGCGGGACGACCGTGACCGTGGGCCGCGTCGGGACGACCGTCGCGACGACCGCGGCGGGTTCCGCCGCGACGACCGCGGTGGCGACCGTCCGCCCTACCGCCGCGAGGACGACCGTGGTGGCTACGGCCGCCGCGACGACCACCGCGGCGACCGCGGCGACCGGGGCGGCTTCCGCCGTGACGACCGCCGTGACGACCGCCGGGATGACCGGCGCGATGACCGTCGGGATGACCGGCGCGATGACCGTCGGGATGACCGGGGCGGTTTCCGGCGTGACGACCGTGGTGGCTATGGCCGTCGGGACGAGCGTCGTGAGGGTGATCGGGGTCCGCGTCCGACGTTCCAGCGGGACGACCGTGACCGTGGGCCGCGTCGGGACGACCGTCGCGACGACCGCGGCGGGTTCCGCCGCGACGACCGCGGTGGCGACCGTCCGCCCTACCGCCGCGAGGACGACCGTGGTGGCTACGGCCGCCGCGACGACCACCGCGGCGACCGCGGCGACCGGGGCGGCTTCCGCCGTGACGACCGCCGTGACGACCGCCGGGATGACCGGCGCGATGACCGTCGGGATGACCGGCGCGACGACCGCCGTGACGACACCCGAGGCGAGCGCGGCGGGTTCCGTGGACGGAACGACCGCGGTGACCGCGGTGGCCGTGGGCCCCGTCGGGACGACCGTGGTGGGCGGCCCGGTGGCTTCCGTGGGCGTGACGACCGCCGGGACGACCGGCGTGACGACCGCCGCGGCGGTGGCCGCTTCCGCGACGAGCGCGACCGTGACCGGGACCGGGAGCCGATCAAGCGGCTGCCGATCCCGGAGGACGTCACCGGTGACGAGATCGACAAGGACGTGCGGCAGGAGCTGCAGAGCCTGCCCAAGACGCTCGCGGAGGACGTCGCCAAGAACCTGGTGATGGTGGCCCGTCTCATCGACGAGGACCCCGAGGGCGCCTACGGCTACTCCAAGGTGGCCCTGCGTCTGGCGTCCCGCGTGGCCGCCGTACGGGAGGCCGGCGGTTTCGCGGCGTACGCCAACCAGAAGTACGGCGAGGCCCTCGCCGAGTTCCGGGCCGCGCGGCGGATGACCGGCACCGTGGAGCTGTGGCCGGTGATGGCCGACTGCGAGCGTGGGCTCGGGCGGCCGGAGAAGGCGCTGGACATGGCCGGTGCCCCGGAGGTGCACAAGCTGGACAAGGCCGGTCAGGTCGAGATGCGGCTCGTCGCGGCCGGTGCCCGGCGTGACATGGGTCAGCTGGACGCCGCCATCGTGACCCTGCAGAGCCCGGAGCTGGCCTCCAACTCGGTCCAGCCGTGGACCGCACGCCTGCGGTACGCCTACGCCGACGCCCTGCTGGCCGTCGGCCGGGAAGGCGAGGCGCGGGAGTGGTTCGCGAAGGCCGTGGAGGCCGACCGGGACGGCAGCACGGACGCCTCCGACCGGCTCGCCGAGCTGGACGGTGTGGAGTTCGTCGACGCCCTGGACGAGCGCGAGAGCGAGGGCGAGGGCGCAGGTGACGGCGAGTCCGTGCAGGCCTCCGAGGAGGACGGCGGCAAGGACGGCGGCCAGGACTGACATCCGGCGGTGAGAAGAGGGCAGGCTCCCCAGGGGGCCTGCCCTCTTTTCGTGTGCGGGGGCGCTCAGATCTCCAGTGCCCGCAGCACCAGCCCCGACGCCGGCTTCGGGCCGAACGACGTCGACTTGCGGGGCATCGTCACGCCCTGGCGGGCCAGGTCGCGTACGACCTCCTCGCGGACGGGGTGCATCAGGACGGCCGTACCGCCGTCGTGTTCCGCCTTCGCGACCGTCGCGGCCGTGTCGTGTATGTACGCGATGTGGGCCGGGGAGTCCTCGGGGATGTGCCAGACATGCTCGAGGAGCGTGGCGTGCAGGACGGTGGCGTCCAGGGAGCGCCAGGCGGCCGGGCGGTCGGCCGGGATCGTGCGGGCCAGCAGGTCCGGGTCCGGGCGGTCGAGCAGGTGGAAGGCGCCGTCGCCGGCCAGCAGGAAGGCGTTGCCCGCGCAGGACGCGTCGGCCAGCGCCGCCAGCGCCTCGGCGAGCGGTGCGTCGAGGTGCCGTACCCGGAACAGTCCCTCCACCGCGGCGAGGGCGTCCGCGACCGGCAGGCCGTGCAGCAGGCGGTGGATGGCGCGGACGCGCAGCGGGTAGCGGGCGGTGTCGACGAGCAGGACCAGGCCGTGGTCCCAGGGGCTGGGGGAGGGGTGCTCGGCGCGCAGCCGCAGATAGGTGGCCCAGCGGTGGTGGCCGTCGGCGATCAGGGCCTGCTGGTGGGCGAGGTCGGACTGGATGCGGGCCAGGTCGGTGGGGTCGGTGATGGACCAGAGGCGGTGGTGGAAGCCGTCCTCGGTGGTCGTGTCGAGCAGCGGGGGCTTCTCCGCCGTGCGCTCGACGACCTCGGCGGCCGTCCCGTCGCCGCGGTAGGTGAGCAGCAGCGGTTCCAGGTTCGCGCGCGTGGCGCGCATCAGGGCGGCGCGGTCGGCCACGACGGGCGGCATGACGTCCTCGTGCGGCAGTACCACGCCCTCCGACGGTTCGGAGACCCGCAGCGCGCCGATGACGCCGCGCTGGAGCATGCCGTTGCCGTCCCGCTGCTCGTAGACGTACAGGCCGGGCTCCGGGTCCGCGGTGAGGATGCCCTCGTCCAGCCAGCGGCGCAGGGTGTCGGCCGCCTGCTCGTTGCGGGCGCTCGGGGTACCGGCCTGGGGCAGGATCAGCCGGACGATGTTGTACGGGTCGGCGGACTGGAGGTGGTGCACCCCGTCGGGGCGTACGACGACGTCGTACGGCGGGGAGGTGACGGAGGCGAGGCTGCCGACCCGGTCGGGGTCGTAGCGAAGGCCTCGGAACGGGGTGAGTTCCAGGCCTCGGCGCGCCGTTGCTTCCGAGTGACCTGCAGTGTTCATCCCGGCATCGTACGTGTGTCAGTGGCGTGCGGGATGATCGGGGGAAAGGCGATCGAACGAGGAGCGATGTGGAATGAGCCAGGCGGTCAGGACGAGGCCCGAGGGCAGTGGGCAGCCCCTGAGCGAGGCGTACGACACGGCGCTGCTCGATCTGGACGGGGTGGTGTACGCGGGTGGGAGCGCGATTCGGCACGCGGTCGACTCGCTGGCGGTGGTGCGCTCGGGCGGGATGCATCTGGCGTACGTCACCAACAACGCGCTGCGGACGCCGGACACCGTGGCCGGGCATCTGACGGAGCTGGGCATACCGACGGGCGCGGAGGACGTCATCACCTCCGCGCAGGCGGTCGCGCGGCTGATCAGCGAGCAGGTGCCGGCCGGGGCGCGGGTGCTGGTGATCGGCGGCGAGGGGCTGCGGGTGGCGTTGCGCGAGCGGGGCCTGACGCCGGTGGAGTCGGCGGACGACGATCCGGCGGCGGTCGTGCAGGGCTACGGCGGGCCGGATCTGACCTGGGGCCGGTTCGCGGAGGCGTCGTACGCGGTCGCGCGCGGGGTGCCGTGGTTCGCGTCCAACACCGACCTGACGATCCCGAGCGGGCGGGGGATCGCGCCGGGCAACGGGGCGGCGGTGGAGGTCGTACGGATCGCGACGGGCAAGGAGCCGCAGGTGGCGGGCAAGCCGTTGCCGCCGATGCACCGCGAGACGATCATCCGGACGGGCGCGAGGCGGCCGCTGGTGGTCGGGGACCGGCTGGACACGGACATCGAGGGCGCCTTCAACGGAGAGGTCGACTCGCTGCTGGTGCTGACCGGGGTCACCGACGGCGCCCAGCTGCTCGCGGCGCCGCCGCAGCACCGGCCGACGTATGTGGACGCCGATCTGCGGGGGTTGCTCACCGGGCAGCCGGAGGTCACCGCGGACGGCGACGGCTTCCGCTGCGGTGGGTTCACGGCGACCGCCGGGGCGGACCGCCTGGAGCTGGAGGGCGACGGTGAGCCGCTGGACGGGCTGCGGGCCCTGTGCGCGGCGGCCTGGACGGCGGCCGGGGAGGGCTCGTGCGAGCTGGACGGAGGGAAGGCACTGGCACGTCTCGGACTGTGAGGCAGACCCGGGGATCGAGATCGGAAGCGAGGGTAGGCTAACCTAACCTTGTGTTGGTCGACAGTCCTCCGGAACAGCGCGCGGAGACCGCCCCCGCGCCCCCAACCCGCCAGGAGGCAAAGGCCCTTGGGCTCCTGCTCTCCGCCGTGATCCTGGTGCTCGTCGCCCTGGCGAGCATCGCGATCGGGGCGAAATCGCTGTCACTGGACCAGGTCTGGCACGGTCTGTTCCACGACACGGGGACATACGGCGACGTCGTCGTGGACGAGCGGCTCGCGCGTACGCTCCTGGGGCTGCTCGCCGGTGCCGCGCTCGGCCTCTCCGGCGCGGTGCTCCAGGCGCTCACCCGCAATCCGCTGGCCGACCCCGGGCTGCTCGGCATCAACGCCGGCGCCTCGGCGGCCGTCGTCACGGCCATCACCTACCTGGGCGTCACCAGCCTCACCGGCTATGTGTGGTTCGCCTTCCTCGGGGCGGCGGCGGTCGGCGCGCTCGTGTGGTTCCTCGGCGGCGGCCGGGGCGCCACCCCGGTACGGCTCGCCCTCGCCGGTACGGCCATCAGCGCCGCCCTGTACGGCTATCTCCAGGCCGTGATGATCATGGACGACGCGGCGCTCGGCAAGATGCGCTTCTGGACGGTGGGTTCGCTGGCCTCGGCCACCCACTCGACCATCCTGCAGGTGCTGCCGTTCCTCGCGGCCGGCGTGCTCCTGGCGCTCGGGCTGGCCCGGCCGCTGAACGCCGTCGCGATGGGCGACGACACCGCCCGCGCGCTCGGTGCCCACCTGGGCCGCACCCGGGCGCTCGCGATGCTGGCCGCCACCGTGCTCTCCGGTGCCGCGACCGCCGCCTGCGGACCCATCGTGTTCGTCGGCCTGATGGTCCCGCATGTCGTGCGCTCCTTCACCGGCCCCGACCTGCGCTGGATCCTGCCGTACGCCACGGTCCTGTCGCCCGTGCTGCTGCTCGGCGCCGACGTCGCCGGCCGGGTGGTGGCCCGCCCCTCCGAGCTTCAGGTCGGCATCGTCACCGCGATCATCGGGGGCCCGGTCTTCATCTTTCTCGTACGACGGCGGAGGACGGCC
Above is a genomic segment from Streptomyces fodineus containing:
- a CDS encoding tetratricopeptide repeat protein, producing MPIPEDVTGDEIDKDVRQELQSLPKTLAEDVAKNLVMVARLIDEDPEGAYGYSKVALRLASRVAAVREAGGFAAYANQKYGEALAEFRAARRMTGTVELWPVMADCERGLGRPEKALDMAGAPEVHKLDKAGQVEMRLVAAGARRDMGQLDAAIVTLQSPELASNSVQPWTARLRYAYADALLAVGREGEAREWFAKAVEADRDGSTDASDRLAELDGVEFVDALDERESEGEGAGDGESVQASEEDGGKDGGQD
- a CDS encoding FecCD family ABC transporter permease — protein: MLVDSPPEQRAETAPAPPTRQEAKALGLLLSAVILVLVALASIAIGAKSLSLDQVWHGLFHDTGTYGDVVVDERLARTLLGLLAGAALGLSGAVLQALTRNPLADPGLLGINAGASAAVVTAITYLGVTSLTGYVWFAFLGAAAVGALVWFLGGGRGATPVRLALAGTAISAALYGYLQAVMIMDDAALGKMRFWTVGSLASATHSTILQVLPFLAAGVLLALGLARPLNAVAMGDDTARALGAHLGRTRALAMLAATVLSGAATAACGPIVFVGLMVPHVVRSFTGPDLRWILPYATVLSPVLLLGADVAGRVVARPSELQVGIVTAIIGGPVFIFLVRRRRTAQL
- a CDS encoding DUF1015 domain-containing protein; this translates as MNTAGHSEATARRGLELTPFRGLRYDPDRVGSLASVTSPPYDVVVRPDGVHHLQSADPYNIVRLILPQAGTPSARNEQAADTLRRWLDEGILTADPEPGLYVYEQRDGNGMLQRGVIGALRVSEPSEGVVLPHEDVMPPVVADRAALMRATRANLEPLLLTYRGDGTAAEVVERTAEKPPLLDTTTEDGFHHRLWSITDPTDLARIQSDLAHQQALIADGHHRWATYLRLRAEHPSPSPWDHGLVLLVDTARYPLRVRAIHRLLHGLPVADALAAVEGLFRVRHLDAPLAEALAALADASCAGNAFLLAGDGAFHLLDRPDPDLLARTIPADRPAAWRSLDATVLHATLLEHVWHIPEDSPAHIAYIHDTAATVAKAEHDGGTAVLMHPVREEVVRDLARQGVTMPRKSTSFGPKPASGLVLRALEI
- a CDS encoding HAD hydrolase-like protein, with translation MSQAVRTRPEGSGQPLSEAYDTALLDLDGVVYAGGSAIRHAVDSLAVVRSGGMHLAYVTNNALRTPDTVAGHLTELGIPTGAEDVITSAQAVARLISEQVPAGARVLVIGGEGLRVALRERGLTPVESADDDPAAVVQGYGGPDLTWGRFAEASYAVARGVPWFASNTDLTIPSGRGIAPGNGAAVEVVRIATGKEPQVAGKPLPPMHRETIIRTGARRPLVVGDRLDTDIEGAFNGEVDSLLVLTGVTDGAQLLAAPPQHRPTYVDADLRGLLTGQPEVTADGDGFRCGGFTATAGADRLELEGDGEPLDGLRALCAAAWTAAGEGSCELDGGKALARLGL